A window of the Falco rusticolus isolate bFalRus1 chromosome 1, bFalRus1.pri, whole genome shotgun sequence genome harbors these coding sequences:
- the HAND2 gene encoding heart- and neural crest derivatives-expressed protein 2 encodes MSLVGGFPHHPVVHHEGYPFAAAAAAAAAAATRCGHEENPYFHGWLISSHPEMSPPDYSMALSYSPEYANGAPGMDHSHYGGVPPGNGPPGLGGPRPVKRRGTANRKERRRTQSINSAFAELRECIPNVPADTKLSKIKTLRLATSYIAYLMDLLAKDDQNGEAEAFKAEIKKTDVKEEKRKKELNEILKSTVSSNDKKTKGRTGWPQHVWALELKQ; translated from the exons ATGAGTCTAGTGGGCGGCTTCCCCCACCACCCGGTGGTGCACCATGAGGGCTACCCTTtcgccgccgctgccgccgccgccgccgccgccgccacccgcTGCGGCCACGAGGAGAACCCCTACTTCCACGGCTGGCTCATCAGCAGCCACCCGGAGATGTCCCCCCCCGACTACAGTATGGCTCTGTCCTACAGCCCCGAGTACGCCAACGGGGCGCCGGGCATGGACCACTCCCATTACGGGGGGGTGCCTCCCGGGAACGGCCCGCCCGGGCTCGGGGGGCCCCGGCCGGTGAAGCGCAGGGGCACGGCGAACCGCAAGGAGCGGCGCAGGACTCAGAGCATCAACAGCGCCTTCGCGGAGCTGCGGGAGTGCATCCCCAACGTGCCCGCCGACACCAAGCTCTCCAAGATCAAAACCCTCCGCCTGGCCACCAGCTACATCGCCTACCTCATGGACCTGCTGGCGAAGGACGACCAGAACGGGGAGGCGGAGGCCTTCAAGGCAGAGATCAAGAAGACAGACgtgaaggaggagaagaggaagaaagagctg AATGAAATCTTGAAAAGCACAGTTAGCAGCAACGATAAGAAAACCAAAGGGAGGACTGGCTGGCCGCAGCATGTCTGGGCTTTGGAGCTCAAGCAGTGA